CGATGTTATCAGGAGTTGAACCAATGTAACATGAACTTAACTGGTGTCTTGTAGTTCTTGCATTTGAAAGTGTCGGTGTCGCCATCATAACTTCAAATTTAGAAATCATGTCGTAAAACTTGATTGCCCACTCTTCACGATTTTCTTCACGTTGTGCCAAGAACATTGCAATTGCCATAAACATATGTTGCGGTAACTCTATTGGAGAGTTTTGTCTGTCTTTGATTAGATATCTGTCATAAAGTGTTTTCACACCAAGATAGTTAAACTGTAAGTCACGTTCAGGTTTGATATGTTTTTCAAGTTTTTCAAGATCATACATATCTTTTAAACCTAAAAGGATACGACCCTCTTTTTCACCACGCTCAAAATATTTTTTCAGTGAACAATAACCAGTAAAGCCGTTTACTTCATGATATAAGTTATAAAGGAAAAGTCTAGCTGCAACAAATGTCCAGTTAGGAGCATCGATATCAATTTTATCTACAGCAGTTTTAATAAGTGTCTGCTGAATCTCTTTTGATGTGATACCATCACGGAAATGAAGTTGTGCATCAACTTCTAGCTCACTTTGGCTAACACCTTGTAAATCCTTTACGGCTGCAGAAGTGTACTTTTGAATTTTTGTTACATCTAATGGTTCTGTTCTTCCATTTCTTTTTATAACTGTTATCATGAATCGTTCCTAATATAATTGTGAATTCTTTAGTAAATAATTAGAAATTATTTAGTAAAAAACTACGTTAAATAATTTTGATTTTATCCACTGTAAACTTTAAAAATGATGAAATTATTTGGAAATTTATATATATAATTTGAGATAATATTTCAGATTATTTGTAACTTTATTTTGATAAAAATATCTAATGATTTTTTGTGAATATATTTAGTTGATAAATAGTTTTATTTTAGATTTTATTTAGAAAATTTATACAGAAATATAGTAAAAGTAGTTTGGAATTAGATTATAGAAGTTAGTTGATTTGATTTGTTGAAGATTTTTTTCTATGCATGTAATATAAAACTCCTGTGATTAAAATACTAATAGCAATAAGACTTATAGTCCCATCTTGAATATTAATGTTTATATTGAGTTCTTGGATATTCATTGCTAACCTTGTATTGATATATAAAGCGATTGTATCCATGCTAAACTTTAAAAAGAATGAAATTTTTGTAAATATTATAGGTGTTTTGAATGTTTTTGGAGGAAAAGAAACTAAACTAACTAAAGCATTTTTATTATAATTTTACGGGCAAAAGATTTTCTATAAAAAATCTTTGCACCTATAAAATATATATTTAGCCAAATACTCTTTTGAAGATAGCATCAACATTTTTAGTGTAGTAATCGTAATTGAAACACTCACGGATTTGCTCTTCAGATAGTTTACTTCTTAGTTCATCATCTGCTAAAAGGTGGTTAAGATATAATGACTCACCGTCTTCATTTGTAGTTGGTTTTCCTTGACCAATTTCTTCCCATACTTTCATTGCATTTCTTTGAACGATTCTGTATGCGTCTTCACGGCTTACACCCTGTTTTGGAAGTTCAAGCAATACTCTTTGAGAGAAAACTAACCCACCAGTAAGGTTTAGGTTTTTCATCATATTTTCTGGCATAACAGTTAGATTAGCAATAACACTGTTCATACGGTGAAGCATAAAGTCTGTTGTAATGAATGCATCCGGTAACCAAAATCTTTCAGTTGAAGAGTGAGAGATATCTCTTTCGTGCCATAATGCTACGTTTTCCATTGCAGGTATAGAGTATGCTCTAATCATTCTACAAAGACCTGTAATGTTTTCTGTAAGAATTGGATTACGTTTGTGTGGCATTGCAGAAGAACCTTTTTGTCCTTTTGCAAAATACTCTTCTGCTTCATAAACTTCTGTTCTTTGTAAATGTCTAACTTGAACAGCAAACTTTTCAACTGAAGAAGCAAGTAATCCTAAAGCAGTTGCAAGTCTTGCATATCTGTCACGGTGAACAACCTGGTTTGAACAAGGCTCAGGTTTTAAACCTAATTCTGCCATTGCTAATTCTTCAAGTTCTAATGGAGCGTGAGCAAAGTTACCCATTGCACCAGAGATTTGACCTACAGAGATAACTTCCATAGTCTCTTCAAGATTTTTTAGGTGACGTGCAACTTCATCGTACCATACTGCTAAAGTTAAACCAAATGTAATTGGCTCACCATGAATACCATGAGAACGTCCAACCATTAAAGTAAATTTATGTTCTTCAGCACGTTTTTTAATAGACTCCATTAACATCTTTACATCTTCGATGATGATTGTTAAAGAATCTCTCATTTGTAAAGCTACACCAGTATCAACTGCATCTGAAGATGTCATACCGTAGTGGAACCAACGTGATTCATCACCAAGTGATTCTGATACAGATGTATTAAAAGCAATTAAGTCATGTTTTGTAACCGCTTCGATCTCTTCAATTCTTTCAACTGAGAATGTAGCGTTTTCTACAATTTTTTTACAATCTTCATCAGGAATAAGTCCAAGTTTATTCCAAGCTTTTACAGCTGCTTTTTCAACTTCTAGCCACGCAGCATATCTAGCGTGTTGAGTCCAATGTTTAGTCATCTCTTCACGAGCGTATCTTTCTACCATATATAACCCTTCTATAATATGTTATCATTCGCATAATTTAAATATCGAATTTTACAGTAATAATGATGAAAGAGGGATTAATTGCCATTTGTAATTGAGAAGTTTTCCGTAGAGAAAAAACAAAGACTGTTTCTATTTCTAATGAAAG
This window of the Sulfurimonas sp. C5 genome carries:
- the purB gene encoding adenylosuccinate lyase, which gives rise to MVERYAREEMTKHWTQHARYAAWLEVEKAAVKAWNKLGLIPDEDCKKIVENATFSVERIEEIEAVTKHDLIAFNTSVSESLGDESRWFHYGMTSSDAVDTGVALQMRDSLTIIIEDVKMLMESIKKRAEEHKFTLMVGRSHGIHGEPITFGLTLAVWYDEVARHLKNLEETMEVISVGQISGAMGNFAHAPLELEELAMAELGLKPEPCSNQVVHRDRYARLATALGLLASSVEKFAVQVRHLQRTEVYEAEEYFAKGQKGSSAMPHKRNPILTENITGLCRMIRAYSIPAMENVALWHERDISHSSTERFWLPDAFITTDFMLHRMNSVIANLTVMPENMMKNLNLTGGLVFSQRVLLELPKQGVSREDAYRIVQRNAMKVWEEIGQGKPTTNEDGESLYLNHLLADDELRSKLSEEQIRECFNYDYYTKNVDAIFKRVFG